Proteins found in one Gordonia sp. PDNC005 genomic segment:
- a CDS encoding GntR family transcriptional regulator, translating into MSTAPIRSASAVFRPLRSGSLVDQITDRILDAAESGLLQPGQRLPNEAEFAAALGVSALTIREALSRLRSEKVVVTTRGRTGGSFISPALAPSTARAEDRLRDLTRLEIAEMAAHFEALAVGCARAAARRAGAADIVALRAITAIDPDVSDLSVAWRQVETEFIVEVATIARIARLSRALMSVQSEYGVLTLLPNEDSDYRHEVARLRNDLTDHLEARDESAATSTMRGLIAANTTWLLTRRAELM; encoded by the coding sequence ATGAGCACTGCGCCGATCCGCAGTGCGTCGGCAGTGTTCCGTCCCCTTCGTTCCGGTTCTCTGGTCGACCAGATCACCGACCGAATCCTCGACGCCGCGGAGTCCGGGCTCCTGCAGCCGGGTCAGCGTCTGCCCAATGAAGCCGAGTTCGCGGCGGCACTCGGAGTCTCCGCGTTGACGATCCGCGAAGCGCTGTCGCGTCTGCGTTCGGAGAAGGTCGTCGTGACCACTAGAGGACGTACCGGCGGCAGCTTCATCTCTCCGGCGCTGGCTCCGTCGACGGCCCGCGCAGAGGACCGACTCCGTGACCTGACGCGGCTCGAGATCGCAGAGATGGCCGCCCATTTCGAGGCTCTCGCCGTCGGGTGCGCGCGAGCCGCAGCTCGCCGCGCGGGCGCCGCCGACATCGTGGCACTTCGCGCCATCACGGCCATCGATCCCGATGTTTCCGACTTGTCGGTCGCGTGGCGTCAGGTCGAGACGGAGTTCATCGTCGAAGTCGCGACGATCGCACGCATCGCACGCCTCTCCCGTGCTCTGATGTCCGTGCAGTCGGAGTACGGCGTCCTCACACTCCTACCCAACGAGGACTCGGACTACCGGCACGAGGTGGCCCGGTTGCGAAACGATCTGACCGATCATCTCGAGGCACGTGACGAGTCCGCCGCAACGTCGACGATGCGTGGGCTCATCGCCGCCAACACCACGTGGCTCCTCACGAGGCGCGCTGAACTGATGTGA